The Micromonas commoda chromosome 6, complete sequence genome includes the window GCTGAGCTCGTTGAAGAGGTAGTTGACGTAGCAGTCCTTGTGCTTGGCCGGGATGAAAAGGTAGTTTTGCTTCAGCGAGTCCACGGTGCTGTACTTGGCGCTAACCTCAACCTTGACCGGGTTACGGAGGCACGCGCGCTGAAGCTTGGCCACCTtgctcgtcatcgtcgcggagaaCAGCTGCGTGCGCCTGTCCCGCGGGACGACCTTGAGGATCTGGTCGATCTCCTGCTCAAAGTCCAGGTTGAGCAGCCGGTCCGCCTCATCCAGGCACAGCACCTGCAGCTGCTTCAGGGTGAACCCCTTGGTGTTGGTGAGGTGGtccacgacgcggccgggggtgccgacgacgacgtgcggcCGCTTACCCAGCTGGATGGACTGCGCCATCATGTCGATGCCGCCCACGAGCACCGCGGTCTTGACGCCGATGCCGGCGCCCAGCGCCTCGAACTGCTCGGCGATTTGgatggcgagctcgcgcgtcggggagagcacgagcgcgaagaACGCCTGGGGCTTGTCCAGGAGCTCCTGCAGGATGGGCAgagcgaacgcgccggtCTTGCCGCTGCCCGTCTGAGCAAGACCGATGACGTCCTTGCCCTGCAGGGCCTGCGGGATGGACTGCGCCTGAATCTCGGACGGCGCCTTCCACccgaggtccgccgccgcctcggcgagctcctcgcacacgccgatgccgaggaaggcctcct containing:
- a CDS encoding dead-box ATP-dependent RNA helicase (DEAD-box helicases are a diverse family of proteins involved in ATP-dependent RNA unwinding, needed in a variety of cellular processes including splicing, ribosome biogenesis and RNA degradation.): MAVVLNETEKKKAKEAFLGIGVCEELAEAAADLGWKAPSEIQAQSIPQALQGKDVIGLAQTGSGKTGAFALPILQELLDKPQAFFALVLSPTRELAIQIAEQFEALGAGIGVKTAVLVGGIDMMAQSIQLGKRPHVVVGTPGRVVDHLTNTKGFTLKQLQVLCLDEADRLLNLDFEQEIDQILKVVPRDRRTQLFSATMTSKVAKLQRACLRNPVKVEVSAKYSTVDSLKQNYLFIPAKHKDCYVNYLFNELSSSTMMVFTRTCDQTRKLALVARNLGFGAIPIHGQMSQPKRIGALNKFKAGERNILVATDVASRGLDIPAVDVVINYDVPQNSKDYVHRVGRTARAGRSGLAITMVTQYDVELYQKIERLIQKKLDAYDAPEEAVLLMNERVNEAQRIAQQQMREADAKGGGKKRNRDGDGEEDSQLLTIMGKGGRGGKKGGRGGGRR